From Brevinematales bacterium:
CACGCCCTCTGCGAAGCGGCCGTTTTTTTATTGCCCGGGACAAATCGTGTTCGACGGAGTTTGATTTTTTTGCCCAAATCCGCTAAAATATTGGACCAAGTTAAGGAGTAACCCATGAGAAAAGCAAGTTTCGTATTTCTGTTGTTATCCGTTTTCAGTTTCGGTTTCGCGCGTGAGGATGAGGCTGCTATGCCCGCCGCATCGTCCGCGAAGAAGAATCCTTCCGCGTTATTCGAGACCAGTATGGGCAATTTCAAAGTCGAGCTGTTCCTCGACAAGTCTCCGATCACGGTTCAGAACTTTATCGACCTCGTGAATAAAGGCTTCTATAACGGCTTGATCTTTCACCGCGTCATCGCCGATTTTATGATCCAGGGCGGATGCCCCAAGGGTAACGGTACGGGCGGCCCGGGCTATAAGATCAAGGACGAGTTCGACCCGTCGCTGAAGCATGACGGACCCGGCATCCTGTCGATGGCGAACGCCGGACCGAACACGGGCGGATCGCAGTTCTTTATCACTCTCGTCGCCACCCCGTGGCTGAACGGCAAGCACGCGATATTCGGGAAAGTGTCCGAAGGTTTGGACGTCGTCATGAAGATCGGAAAGGTCAAGACCGGGGCGATGGACAAACCGGTTACGCCCGTAGTAATGAAGAAGATTTCTATCATCAAGTAATCCACCGATGGAATACCGCGCAAGTCACATACTGGTCAAGGAAAAATCTTTAGCTGAAGAACTTTTACGTCAGCTCCGCAAGGGGAAAAACTTCGCGGAGCTGGCTAAACAATACTCGACCTGCCCGAGCAAGAGCAAGGGCGGGGATTTGGGATGGTTCGGACCGGGTAAGATGGTCAAACCGTTCGAGGACGCGGTCGCGAGAATGCGCCCCGGCGGTCTGAGCGGTGTGGTCTCTACCCAGTTCGGCTATCATATTATAAAAAAGACAGGCGAGAAGTAGCTATTTGATTTCCTTAACATATATCCCGCTGTAGAGCGACGCGATAAAAACCCTGCCCTCCGGCGTAATCGCGAGCGCAACCTGCTCGTACGGGCCGTAACTTTTCCCGTTGATATAGGCATAATATCCCTTCTTCACCCGGAAATACACAAAGCCGTACTTACTTCCATCCTTGCTGAACGACGGCGCGGTTACCTCGTCGAACGGGCCGAACGCTTTATCGCCGATACGCATATACCACTTCTGTTCTTTCAGATATCCAAACCCGTACAAGGCGCCGTTCGCGCTGATAACCGGCGGGATTACATTCTCATACGGCCCGAATGATTTATCGCTCACCCGGATATACCAGCTATCCCATTTCGCGCTTTTCGTGTAGACATACCCGTATGCGGAACCGTCCGCGCTGAATACCGGAGAAACCGCAAGCTGGAAGCCGGAATACGACTGACCGTCCACCGCGATATAATTCGAACCCTTCGCGGAGTAGAAGAATCCGTAATGGTCGCCCGCCTGGTTAAAATTCGGCGAGGCCGCGACAGTAAAATCCCCGAAGGTCTTGCCGTTCATCGTCACTTTCCATTTCCCACCGGACTGGTAGGCGAACCCGGATACCGACCCGTCCCCGTTAAAGGCCGGGGATTCCGCTTTCTGGAATGTGCCGTAGAGTTTCTGGTTCACCCTGACGAAGTAATTACCATTGGTGGCGTAGGAAAAACCGAAGTACGAACCGTCGGGGCTGATGCTGACCTGCCCGCAGTCGTCGAAAGGCCCGAAGGACTTTTCGTTGACAACGGCAAACGATTGCCCGCTTAGAGTATAGTTATACGCGAATACCCCGCCGTCGCCGCTGAACACCAAGCCCTCAGCCGATTCATACGGCCCGTAGGTCTGCCCTGCGATCTTGACATACCAGTCCGCGCCGGACTTGAATACCATCCCCGATGTCGAACCGTCGGCGCTCAGGATGAATGTTTTCACGGTGTCATATACCAGAATAGACGATTTGCCGGAAAATGTGCCTGATATAACCAGCGTCATTACCGCGGCGATGATAAAAGATATAAAACGAGTTTGTTTCATAAATTCCCCCGAGACAGGTTTGGTAAGAGTATCGGAGAAATGAGGGGTAAAATATAAGGAAAGTCGTTTTAAAGATGATGATAGGGATTCGACGGAATCAGGGCTGCACTTGAACTAAAACGACCTCGCGGGATTCAATATCGCCGCGGAAGTCTAAAGTGAACACGATATCGGTATCCCCGGGGGACAGCGCCTTGAAGCGGTAGACCTGAACAGCCTCGTCCGCTCCCGTCATCCCCGCGGCCATCCGTTCGGGGTATGCATACTCGGTGTTGCTCGACACCATATTGACCACCGACGTATCGGAAATATCGAAGCTGAGGAAATACCCGACCGATTCCTGCACCTGCCCGCGGTATTCCATCAACTCGCCAATTTTCACCGATATATTCTTCTGGCCGTTCAACGATATCATATTTATTCCATCAATGTAAAAATTTCAGGGTTCCACGATTATTTCAATGGATTCCCTCGATTCTTCCTCAAAACGGTATTCCTTGATCATGTGAAGGATGGCCTTGCCCGGTGCGGCCGCCTTAAAAATATAGGTCAGTTTCGCTTTATCAGCGCCCTTCATACCCGCCTCGATCTTTTCCGGGTTAAAATACTCCTTCTTTTCGTCAGCCACCGCGAGTATCTCATCTCCCTCGAACTTATAAACCAGCCATTTACCGACCGAGCCGTGGACAACGCCCGAATAACTCATGAGCGTCCCGGCCTTCACAGTTACGGAAGTCTTACCGTTTAATTCCAAAACCGCCTCGCCGTTTTTCATTGTTCTGGAGCGCGATATGCCCCACACTATCGGGAAGAATAACATTAGCGCGGATAGAAGAATCAATCCGCGGCGCATTTTATTTATCGACCACAGTAATCATATTCGTATGCTGATAGGTTATCACACCCCGGAAATTCTCGTAGATATAAAACAGCGTTGTACCGGGCTGTTTAGCTTCAAAGACAAATACCCCGTGGAAAGAGCCGCCGACAAGCCCTACTTCAGGCTGCTGACGAAAATCGTTCTTCAGCGCGAATACGTTGGTATTGCTGATAACAAAGTCCTGCAATGTCCCGATCGAACCCGAGTAATGGTGCTCGAAGTATGCAATCTGTCCGACTTTCAATGTGACGTCATTCGTTTTGAAGAGGTTGATTTCCCCGGCAGGCGGTACGGGATTCGCGGTATAGACTGTAAGCCCCTCCGTTCTATCGCATCCGATGAATATAATGATACCGATCAAAATGAATACTACCGATAAAATTCTGCCCTGACGCATTAATTACCTCCCGGAAATTGCAGTAGACCTATTTCAACGCGTCAACCGCGTCTTTTTCATTGTCATATATACTTACCAGATCAACCAGTTTCGTCGATTCGATGATCCTTCTGATAGACGCGCTCGGCTTAATCAGTTCAACCGTCCCGAACTCTTTTTTCAGGGTAACCAATTTTGTATAAAACATCCCGATAGCCGCGCTGTCCATATAAGTCACCAGTTCGAGATTAAATATGAACTGCTTTTTACCTATCGCGATTTTTTCCTCAAAGGGCGTTTTTATCTGCTGGAGATTGAGCACTACCACTTCCCCTTTGAGCTGAAAAATCACGATATCGTCATGTTCCCTAATCCGTACTTTTAGCATTTATATTCCTTCTTGCATGCGCGGTGTCCCGGAGCGCAGGAACTATTCGTGCAATCCGCCGATTTTCGTCCAGTCGATTGTAAGATTGAGTTTCTTAGCGATCTCATCCAAGTCCTGGTCGGTATGATAATCCATTCCCGCGTTGGTCGCGCCGGAGGGAGATACCCTTAAACCCATGTGATGCGCCGCGGACATCGGAGCGACCTTTCCGCCCTTATTCTCTACTACATCGATCGTTCCGTTACAACAGCAAATATATGAATTCGTGGGACTTTCGGACGCGGCATAAAACACGGTTCCGCGAACAATAACCACTGAACTCGATGTTTCAATTTTGAATCCGTCCTTATAGTCTTTCAGGCTATATAGTACGTTGGCAATATTCCCGGCCTTCAGGACAATCTGTTTATCCGGCGAACCGAGGTTGATGATCACATCGGCGTTTTCATACACGCGGAAGATATTTTTGCCGGGGAATACGATATCACACCAAGCGCCCTCGGCGGTAGTGATCTCCGACCCGTCGGCGACCTCCATCCCTACCTGAGCGGGCTTACCGTTAATAGTCACATTCCCGGTATAGGTATCTAAAACACCCTTGCCCGCTTTGGCGGACTGATTCCCGCATGAAAGCGTCATGATTGATAAAACCATCACTGAAAGAAATATCTGTATGATGCGACCCCTATTCATAGCAAACTCCGTTTGATTAATCTCCATATATTTCATCCGCGCTAATCACTTCGCCGCCTTCGTCCACGTCGCCGCCGTCCGTATCGACCGGATTATCGGCGCCCTCGATCGTATTCAGCGCGGTATTCGCATATTCGATCATAGTGCTGGCGGGGAACGCCTTCATCAGATCGGTAAGCTTAATTTTGGCGCTTTCCTTTGACTGAGAAATCTTCTTTGTATCGCCGGCATTATTTTTTATCGTGCTGAAGTATTCATACAATGCGTCGAGAATACCGACGCACATTTTTACATCCTCGTAATTCATGGAAATTTTATTCAGTTGTACCCACCGGTAGGAAGAGGGTATAGTCTTGGTTTCGGAAACCACAGGATAATCGGCGTTATAAAAAACCACATCCGCCCATGTAGTATCCTGTTCCTTCGTATCCATCACATAAACCAGAACCGGGGCAATCACTTCCATTTTTTTACCGGTCGCAAGATCGGGTTTCTGGCTCGCGGAAGTGTTTTCAAAAATCACCCCTTTATTCATGGGATTCTTTACTATATTACCCTCATAGATATATCCCTCGGAACCGGACATCTCGCTTTTAACAAACATATAAACCTGTTTTTTCTGGTTGGTAATAGTGACATTCATAAATATTAACTGTTCGCCGAAGAATACAGTATCTTTATATCCATATTTGTCAGTATATAAACTATTCCGCAGATACTTGGGAAAATATTTATCCTCGAGAGGTAATGGCTTACCGGAACTATCCCCCCCGGTATTATTCGCGTTATTTCCGCCCTTATCACAGCCGGAAAGTATCATGACAATAGACGAAACTGCAAGCAATACTATAAATCCCATATTTTTCCGCATAGAGTCCTCCTAAGTTTTTTTTATTATAGAATAATTTTTTATATTAGTAAAGTTTAAGCATAATAATCAAAATCCAAACCGCGCATTCCGACGCTTTTTTTATTATTTAATTATCATATATAAAATAATAATATTTAGTTCCGATATTCTCATTATGCTAATATCTGGAGGGCAAAATGGCTAAGAAGACGAAAAAAATCAAATCGCAGACCGATTATAAGGACCTGACCATTGACGCTGTTTCTGATTTTAATAAAAAGGATTTTCAGGCGGCGTTGATAAAATTTCTTGAGATGGAGCAATCGAATTTCGATAACCCTAAAGTCCATGAGATACTCGTGTATATTTATGTGAATCTGAAGGATTTGCAAAACGCTCAGAAGCAATACGAGATTTATATCGACCTTACCAAACAGCAGGATCCTTCCTTTAATATACCGAAACTGAAGGATTTCAACGAACTTGTTAACGATGCGGGAGACGCGGACGAACTCGAACGCCGTTATCATGAAATCATGGATAAAGATTCCGACCCCGATTTTTTCAACGATCTTGATATTGCGGCAAAACTCAGCGTCATTTATATGTCCCGCGGGGAGTACAAAAAAGCAGAGGAAGTTCTGCTGAAGTTTAAAAATAAATGCAAAGCCGCTTGAGATTTGCGCAACTTTTAAATATATAATACAATATTACTGGAATTGTTGGTGAAGGAGTCCTCCATGGATAAAATTATCTATTTGTCGTCCGGGGATTTATTCAAATCCGAGATTGAGAAGGTTAAGGGGGGATACCAGATTTTCCGCGCCCGAAACCTTCGCGATGCGCTGATTTTCCTGATAAACAATCCCGAGGTCGGCGCGATTATTTACACCGTGGCCTCTTCTTCACTCATCGATAAAAAAACTATGGAAGTGTTCTTTCACCTGAATCCCCTATTTCCCGTCATTATCGCCCAGAAGGAAACGGGAAAGTACGACCAGAACCAACTATTGGAATGGAATAAAAACATCATCCTGCTGGGAAATATCGATGAGCTCGATAATGTCCTTCAATCCACGCAGAAGAACCGCCGCAAGTATAACCGCGTGGACTGGCCCTTATTCGCGACCTTCTATAAAAACATCAACTCATCGACCACCGAAACAGGTAAGATACTATCGCTATCGGCGGGCGGCTCCTATATCCAGACCACCAATTTCGATATGGTAGACCTCAACCAGCCGGTCTATATGGAAATCCATTTCCGCGATTTCAAGTTCTTTGTCGAGAGTACGGTCGTCCGTATCAACAGGACTCTTTCGAGCGAATCATTGCCCCCCGGGTTCGCGGTTCGTTTCGATAACGTGTCTATCGCGACACAGACCTACATCAATCACATTATCAACGACCATCTGATGATGACCCTCTTTAAGGAACTGGATATTAAATAACCCGAAATTAGATTTTTCCTATCTTACCTCTTATAATAGTCCGGGAGTATATGATGCGGAAGGGAAGGGTCGGCCTCGTTATTTTTTTCTTTGTTTTCTTTTTTATCATCCTGTTAATCCGTTTGACTACCGTAACCTTTTTTCCAGACCCGCGCTTAAAAACCATGGCGATAATCGAACCCAAACGCGGGGTGATCTACGACGTCAACGGGAAGGAGCTTGCGCTCTACTCTCCCTCGTTTTCCGTATATGCCCGCCCCGACCTGCTTTCCCCCGAATTACGGGACTACCTCTATAAAATCCTGATCCAGCTGAACTTTATGTCGAAGGACGACCTTCAGGCGTTATATAAAGAAAAAGGCTTCGTTTGGCTGAAACGCAAGATCACGCCCAGCGAAAAACAGGTCATGGATAAGCTGATCGCTGAACTGAAAAGTAAAAAAGCCATCAAGGAAGACGAGATCGGAGTGGTCGAGGAACAGGGCCGTTTCTACCCCTACTGGTATACCGGCTCCATGGTCGGATTCGTGGGTATCGATAATCAGGGGCTCGGCGGCATTGAGTACCAGTTTAATTCCTACCTGGAAAAGGGCAATAACGTCTATACCTCCATCGACCCCTATGTCTGCGCGATTATCTACGACGAAATCAAAAACGGCGTCCTCCAATACGAGGCCGATATGGGCAGCGTCGTCGTCATGAATGTCGAGACCCGGGAAGTGATCGCGATGGCGAACTTCCCCACTTACGATCCCAACGACTTTTCGACGATTAAATCGAACACCATCCGCCCCGCAGGAATATCGGAAATTTACGAGCCCGGCTCGGTGATGAAGATATTTACCGCCGCCAACGCGCTGAACCAGAAAATCGCGTCCCCTCACAGCCCCACCTACTTTTGCGATTCCGAATTCCAAGTAGGCGATTATACCTTTACTTCCCCGGCGGTTTACGGAAATGTCGACCTGTCGGGCATTCTCCAGAAATCCATCAACGTCGGTATGGTGCAGGTCGCGGCGAATTTCCAGAAGAAACAGTACTACGATTATTTAAAAAGCCTCGGCTTCGGCAGTATGCCTATGATCCCGCTGACGGGGATGGAATCGGGCATACTCCGCCCCGTCGATCAGTGGTCTTACCTGTCTAAGTATATGCTCGCGATCGGCCAGGAGATCGGCGTAACCACCCTCCAGCTCGCCGCGGCGGCGTGCGTAATTGCGGGCGGGGGCGTCTATAAGAACCCGATCATCGTCCGTTCGGTGAAGGATGCGGCGGGAGTCGAATTATTCCTCCCAAAAACAATAGAAATTCCCGTTATTTCGAAGGATGTTTGCATCAAGACACTTTCGATGCTGAAAACGGTCGTGAGCGAACAAGGGACTGCCATCAAAGCGCAGGTCGAGGGCATCTCCATCGCGGGGAAAACCGGCACCGGGCAGGTCGCCAAAAAGGGCGGCGCGGGGTATTATTCCGATCTCTATAACGCCGTGTTTATCGGGTTTGTGCCCGCCGATAACCCGAAGCTGGTCATAGTCGTAACGCTTAACCGTCCGCACGGGCCGGAACATACCGGCGGAGGAGCCGCTGCGCCTGTTTTCGCGAATATCGTCAGGCGCATTATTATTTCCACCTCCTATCTGTAGGTCCACTATGAAAGACGAAATACATATCGAACGGTTCGAGACCCGCGATCATCTGCCGAATATCAGGATAACCCGCGGCGAAAATGCGGTAACCCTCCATTCGATTCAGCCTTATAAGG
This genomic window contains:
- a CDS encoding peptidylprolyl isomerase; translated protein: MRKASFVFLLLSVFSFGFAREDEAAMPAASSAKKNPSALFETSMGNFKVELFLDKSPITVQNFIDLVNKGFYNGLIFHRVIADFMIQGGCPKGNGTGGPGYKIKDEFDPSLKHDGPGILSMANAGPNTGGSQFFITLVATPWLNGKHAIFGKVSEGLDVVMKIGKVKTGAMDKPVTPVVMKKISIIK
- a CDS encoding peptidylprolyl isomerase, which encodes MEYRASHILVKEKSLAEELLRQLRKGKNFAELAKQYSTCPSKSKGGDLGWFGPGKMVKPFEDAVARMRPGGLSGVVSTQFGYHIIKKTGEK
- a CDS encoding penicillin-binding protein 2 translates to MRKGRVGLVIFFFVFFFIILLIRLTTVTFFPDPRLKTMAIIEPKRGVIYDVNGKELALYSPSFSVYARPDLLSPELRDYLYKILIQLNFMSKDDLQALYKEKGFVWLKRKITPSEKQVMDKLIAELKSKKAIKEDEIGVVEEQGRFYPYWYTGSMVGFVGIDNQGLGGIEYQFNSYLEKGNNVYTSIDPYVCAIIYDEIKNGVLQYEADMGSVVVMNVETREVIAMANFPTYDPNDFSTIKSNTIRPAGISEIYEPGSVMKIFTAANALNQKIASPHSPTYFCDSEFQVGDYTFTSPAVYGNVDLSGILQKSINVGMVQVAANFQKKQYYDYLKSLGFGSMPMIPLTGMESGILRPVDQWSYLSKYMLAIGQEIGVTTLQLAAAACVIAGGGVYKNPIIVRSVKDAAGVELFLPKTIEIPVISKDVCIKTLSMLKTVVSEQGTAIKAQVEGISIAGKTGTGQVAKKGGAGYYSDLYNAVFIGFVPADNPKLVIVVTLNRPHGPEHTGGGAAAPVFANIVRRIIISTSYL
- a CDS encoding STAS domain-containing protein — encoded protein: MLKVRIREHDDIVIFQLKGEVVVLNLQQIKTPFEEKIAIGKKQFIFNLELVTYMDSAAIGMFYTKLVTLKKEFGTVELIKPSASIRRIIESTKLVDLVSIYDNEKDAVDALK